One stretch of Arthrobacter polaris DNA includes these proteins:
- a CDS encoding dCTP deaminase domain-containing protein: MILTGSEISRQVSLGKISISPFDTGQLNPNSYNYRLGNSYVEFGIEDAFDSKDTVIEREKEIGPEGLLLMPNHLYLCNTVERIGSSSYVTSLIGRSSLGRLGVYLQISADLGHQGEVHQWTLEIRAVKPTRVYAGMLVGQVTFWSVMGEPKRSSGYYGKQDDPTVSKGIR; this comes from the coding sequence ATGATACTCACAGGAAGCGAGATTTCCCGTCAAGTGTCTCTTGGGAAGATTTCCATTTCACCATTTGATACCGGTCAGCTGAACCCCAATAGCTACAATTATAGACTGGGCAATAGCTACGTCGAATTTGGAATCGAAGACGCATTTGATAGCAAAGACACGGTTATTGAGAGAGAAAAGGAAATAGGCCCTGAAGGACTATTGCTAATGCCGAACCATCTCTACTTATGTAATACGGTCGAGCGAATTGGTAGCAGCTCTTACGTCACTTCCCTCATTGGCAGAAGTTCGCTGGGCAGGCTTGGTGTATACCTACAGATTTCTGCCGATCTTGGACACCAAGGAGAAGTCCATCAATGGACACTCGAAATTCGTGCCGTGAAGCCGACTCGAGTTTACGCAGGAATGTTAGTGGGTCAGGTCACTTTCTGGAGTGTCATGGGCGAACCGAAGCGGTCGTCCGGATATTATGGAAAACAAGACGATCCAACAGTATCAAAGGGGATTAGATGA
- a CDS encoding tyrosine-type recombinase/integrase, which produces MATDFAIYLRRFLTDYLAGIRGYSTNTILSYRDTFKLLICYLRDQRSIPPEKLTLEQIDARAITGFLDWLETSRGNSTSTRNQRRAAIDSFFTWMQTQDPTRMACCQDILAIPAKXKDQPAVAHLTVEQTRGLLALPDRSTRQGRRDATLLATLYDTAARVQELADLSVGDIRLDAPAMVTLTGKGRKTRHVPLTGNTVALLAAYLAEHHLNSAGHDQQPLXFNQHQFKLSRGGITWILHKYQRRTDNPELTKARLSPHILRHSKATHLYDAGVPLPYIRDILGHADLSTTEIYARVSIEAKRKALEAAYSEIVTTDLPEWNQNPELLTWLDNL; this is translated from the coding sequence ATGGCCACTGACTTCGCGATCTATCTGCGCCGTTTCCTCACCGACTACCTGGCAGGAATACGCGGCTACTCGACCAACACGATCCTCTCCTACCGGGACACGTTCAAACTGCTGATCTGCTACCTCCGCGACCAGCGATCCATTCCGCCAGAGAAGCTGACCCTCGAGCAGATCGATGCCCGTGCCATCACCGGGTTCCTTGACTGGCTCGAAACCAGCCGGGGAAACAGCACCTCTACCCGCAACCAGCGCCGGGCGGCCATCGACTCGTTTTTCACCTGGATGCAAACACAAGACCCGACCCGCATGGCCTGCTGCCAGGACATCCTCGCCATCCCCGCCAAGAANAAGGACCAGCCCGCTGTGGCTCACCTGACCGTCGAGCAAACCCGAGGACTGCTGGCGTTGCCCGACCGGTCCACCCGGCAGGGCAGGCGCGACGCGACACTGCTGGCCACGTTGTATGACACTGCAGCCAGAGTCCAGGAACTCGCCGATCTGAGCGTCGGCGACATCCGCCTGGACGCCCCTGCCATGGTCACACTGACTGGCAAGGGCCGCAAAACCCGCCATGTCCCGCTGACCGGCAACACGGTGGCGCTGCTGGCAGCGTACCTCGCCGAACACCACCTCAACAGTGCAGGCCATGACCAGCAACCNCTCTTNTTCAACCAACACCAGTTCAAACTCAGCCGCGGCGGAATCACATGGATCCTTCACAAATACCAGAGGCGAACAGATAACCCAGAGCTCACCAAAGCCCGCCTCAGTCCGCATATCCTTCGCCACAGCAAGGCCACCCACCTCTACGACGCCGGTGTTCCCCTGCCATATATTCGCGACATACTCGGCCACGCCGACCTCTCGACAACCGAGATTTACGCGCGTGTCTCGATCGAGGCCAAACGCAAAGCACTCGAAGCGGCCTACAGCGAAATCGTCACCACCGACCTACCCGAATGGAACCAGAACCCAGAACTGCTCACCTGGCTCGACAACCTCTAA
- the hisS gene encoding histidine--tRNA ligase, with protein MVTRVSPISGFQEWLPAQRIVELQVLDTIREVFELHGFSSVNTRAVEPLDRLAGQGGDSDKEIYGIHRLAAGGDESESGLGLHFDLTVPFSRYVLENAGKLNFPFRRFQIQSAWRGERPQRGRYREFIQADIDVVDIGELAGHYEAEIPLVIADVFSRLPVGDYRILVNNRQICXGFYTGLAIENIRGTLRIVDKLDKIGPTGVASALADLGLDTRQIEKCLALAGISTDDCSFLDRVRELGVENEMLDEGLKRLSEIMIIGNELAPGILRAELKIARGLDYYTGTVYETLLLRAPEYGSICSGGRYDALASDGKHTFPGVGISIGVSRLLGLLIGEEGLTASRENPAVVLVAVNEEAQRAESMRVATILRARGVPSLVAPKAAKFGKQIQFADRRGIPFIWFPGIGEQGDEIKDLRSGEQVSADVNEWIVPPSDLKPQLTGLIGMTPTAGSN; from the coding sequence ATGGTCACCAGAGTTTCCCCAATTAGTGGCTTCCAGGAATGGTTGCCGGCCCAGCGTATTGTTGAATTGCAGGTGCTGGACACCATTCGCGAAGTTTTCGAATTGCATGGNTTTTCATCGGTAAATACCCGAGCTGTTGAACCTTTGGATCGGCTCGCTGGGCAAGGTGGGGACTCCGACAAGGAGATTTACGGTATCCATCGCCTTGCAGCTGGTGGGGATGAATCAGAGTCGGGGTTGGGATTGCATTTCGATTTGACCGTCCCATTTTCACGATATGTTTTAGAGAATGCAGGAAAACTAAATTTTCCGTTTCGTCGTTTTCAAATCCAGTCTGCGTGGCGTGGTGAGCGTCCTCAGCGNGGGCGGTATCGTGAGTTCATTCAGGCCGACATTGATGTAGTGGACATTGGCGAACTGGCAGGGCACTATGAGGCCGAGATTCCCCTTGTAATCGCGGACGTATTCTCCCGTCTCCCAGTTGGTGATTACCGGATTTTGGTGAACAACAGGCAGATTTGTGANGGGTTCTACACGGGCCTGGCAATTGAAAACATTCGGGGAACACTGCGGATCGTTGATAAGCTGGATAAGATTGGTCCTACCGGTGTAGCGTCAGCTCTTGCCGACCTTGGCCTCGACACCAGACAGATAGAAAAATGTCTCGCTCTGGCCGGAATCTCTACAGATGATTGCTCGTTCTTGGATCGTGTGCGTGAACTTGGAGTCGAAAATGAAATGCTTGATGAGGGATTGAAGCGACTATCTGAGATCATGATAATCGGAAATGAGCTGGCACCTGGTATCCTACGCGCAGAATTGAAGATTGCTCGTGGGCTCGATTACTACACCGGTACCGTATATGAGACTTTGCTGCTGCGTGCTCCAGAATACGGGTCAATCTGTTCTGGCGGTCGTTATGACGCACTCGCGTCGGACGGCAAGCATACNTTTCCGGGTGTTGGAATTTCGATCGGAGTTTCGCGTTTGCTTGGATTGTTGATCGGCGAGGAAGGGCTCACGGCCTCTCGGGAGAATCCTGCCGTGGTTCTTGTGGCTGTGAATGAAGAGGCGCAACGTGCCGAATCGATGCGAGTGGCTACGATCTTGCGTGCCCGCGGTGTCCCCAGCCTAGTGGCCCCGAAAGCGGCCAAGTTCGGCAAACAAATCCAGTTCGCAGACCGTCGTGGGATACCGTTCATTTGGTTCCCCGGTATTGGAGAACAAGGTGATGAAATCAAGGACCTGCGATCGGGCGAGCAGGTATCGGCCGACGTCAACGAGTGGATAGTGCCTCCTTCTGACCTCAAACCGCAGTTGACTGGTCTTATAGGAATGACGCCAACCGCAGGATCGAATTAG
- a CDS encoding MFS transporter yields MATQFTSSKVNLGTSFWRYWSGATISGFGDWLGLIALSFALVDSPNGIAILAAALLARQFAITAIVLVGGVVADRIRPSHVISTSQIIRATCQVLLAVVVSTSIGNWLPIVGIQLVSGAATAFARPAQSALMRSIVSGESGLQRGNSLIGISNSMMTLLGSAAGAAILTFFSAPTALLIDSLTFVIAFXPNVESRKW; encoded by the coding sequence ATGGCTACGCAGTTCACGTCAAGTAAAGTAAATCTCGGTACGTCGTTCTGGCGGTATTGGTCAGGGGCCACGATAAGTGGTTTTGGTGACTGGCTAGGGCTTATCGCTCTATCTTTCGCCTTAGTCGATTCCCCGAATGGCATCGCCATTCTCGCTGCAGCTCTACTAGCACGTCAATTCGCTATTACTGCCATTGTGCTCGTTGGAGGTGTTGTAGCAGATCGCATAAGACCCTCCCACGTGATAAGTACTAGTCAGATAATTAGGGCAACCTGTCAGGTTCTCCTAGCCGTCGTTGTCTCAACGAGTATAGGAAATTGGCTTCCGATTGTGGGAATTCAGCTCGTATCTGGAGCCGCAACTGCCTTTGCCAGACCTGCACAGTCTGCGCTAATGCGGTCGATCGTCTCCGGTGAGAGCGGCCTACAGCGTGGGAATTCGCTTATAGGTATCTCAAACAGCATGATGACACTTCTTGGATCTGCTGCNGGGGCAGCCATATTAACATTCTTTAGTGCACCAACTGCTCTTCTTATTGATTCTTTAACATTTGTGATTGCTTTCATNCCTAATGTGGAATCTAGGAAATGGTAG
- the dcd gene encoding dCTP deaminase, whose translation MILTGNAIESAVDSGSINIGPFKRDQLNPNSYDLRLGSQLLRYTSSKLDTRMENPTELIEMPDEGYLLNAGEFYLGHSQELLGSDSYVPMLHCKSGIARLGLFIHVTADLIDIGSHGNLTFQLHPTLDVKVYPNMRIGQVSFWKPEGEVILYSGKYQGSNGPVGSLSYQSEDYQQ comes from the coding sequence ATGATTCTGACGGGAAATGCAATTGAATCCGCTGTGGATTCTGGTTCGATAAACATCGGACCATTCAAGAGGGATCAATTGAACCCAAACAGCTATGACCTTCGGCTAGGTTCGCAGTTGCTTAGGTATACCAGTTCCAAGCTGGATACAAGAATGGAAAATCCAACAGAGCTCATCGAGATGCCTGATGAAGGATACCTGCTTAATGCAGGTGAATTTTATCTAGGTCACTCTCAGGAGCTGTTGGGTAGTGACAGCTATGTTCCGATGTTGCATTGTAAGTCAGGGATTGCTCGTCTTGGCCTTTTCATTCACGTCACAGCCGACCTTATTGATATTGGGTCACACGGAAACCTCACCTTCCAACTTCATCCGACTCTCGACGTGAAGGTATATCCAAACATGCGAATTGGGCAAGTTAGTTTCTGGAAACCCGAGGGTGAAGTCATTTTATACTCGGGTAAGTACCAAGGTTCAAATGGTCCCGTAGGTTCACTTTCATATCAGTCGGAGGATTACCAGCAATGA
- a CDS encoding group II intron maturase-specific domain-containing protein, with protein sequence MKRIGREVRHWLRRRIYHTFGELARATNPIVSGWMHYYGRFYPSKLYPLLARINAYLMRWIRNKYRRYDSTRRGRKKLLELTLGYPGFFRHWRCVTTAW encoded by the coding sequence TTGAAAAGGATCGGCCGGGAGGTCCGCCATTGGCTGCGCCGGCGGATCTATCACACCTTTGGTGAATTGGCCCGGGCGACCAATCCGATTGTTTCCGGGTGGATGCATTACTACGGGCGGTTCTACCCGTCAAAACTGTATCCCCTTCTGGCACGCATCAATGCCTACTTGATGCGTTGGATCCGCAACAAATATCGGCGGTATGACTCAACCCGCCGGGGCCGGAAGAAGCTGCTGGAGCTTACCCTCGGGTATCCGGGTTTCTTCCGTCATTGGCGATGCGTCACCACCGCTTGGTGA